The Thermomonospora curvata DSM 43183 DNA segment TCATACCCCTTGGCCCGCAGGGCCTCGACGGAGCGGACCCCGGCCAGCCCGCCGCCCACCACAATGACGCGCTCCATGGAGGCAAACCTTAATACCCGTGCACTTACATGCTTTGGGGTGGTCAAACCGGGAGGTAGCGGGACGCATAGGCTAGGGGCGACGAGCGCGGGAGCCCGGTGCGACCGGGCTGAGAGGGCGGCTGAACGGGCCGCCGACCGCCAGGACCTGATCCGGATCATGCCGGCGAAGGGAGCATGCCGATGCCGACCCCCGACGGGCCCGGCGACCTGCTGGTCGTCGGGGCGGGAGTGATCGGGCTGGCCACCGCCTGGCGGGTGGCGGCCCGGGGAGCGACGGTGACCGTGGCCGATCCCGCGCCCGGCAGCGGGGCGTGCCATGTGGCCGCCGGGATGCTCACCCCCGTCAGCGAGGTGACCTACGGGGAGGAGCCGCTGCTGCGGCTGGGGCTGGCCTCCCGAGACCGCTACCCGGCCTTCGTGGCCGAATTGGAGGAGGTCTCCGGGCGGCGCACCGGGTACCGCGGCGACGGGGTGCTGCAGGTCGCCTTCGACTCCGACGACCTGGCGTTCCTGGAGGAGCTGCGGCGCTTCCAGCAGTCGCTGGGCCTGACGGTGGAGGCGCTGAGCGGCCGCGAGTGCCGCCGGCTGGAGCCGATGCTGGCGCCCTCGGTGCGCGGCGGGCTGCTGGCCGCCGAGGACGGCTCGATCGACCCGCGCCGGCTGACCGCCGCGCTGCTGGCCGCCGTCGAGAAGGAGGGCGTGCGCATCGTCCGCCGCCGCGCCACGCACCTGCTGGTGGAGCACGATAGGGCGGCCGGGGTGCGGCTGGAGGATGGCGAGGAGCTGCGCGCCGACATGGTGCTGCTGGCCGCCGGGGCCTGGAGCAGCGACCTGCAGGGCCTGCCGGAGGGGGTGGTGCCGCAGGTGCGCCCGGTCAAGGGCCAGGTGCTGCGGCTGCGGTCGAAGATCCCCTTCCTGGAGCGCACCACCCGCGGGGTGGTGCGGGGCTCGTCGATCTATCTCGTCCCTCGGGAGGACGGCGAGCTGGTGGTGGGCGCCACCCAGGAGGAGATGGGCTTTGACACCACCGTCACCGCCGGCGGCCTGTGGCAGCTGCTGCGGGACGCCCGGGAACTGCTGCCCGGCGTCACCGAGCTGGAGTTCACCGAGGTGTCGGCCGGGCTGCGCCCCGGCTCGCCGGACAACGCGCCGGTGCTGGGCGCCAGCGCGCTGCCGGGTCTGTTTCTGGCCACCGGGCACTTCCGCAACGGGGTGCTGCTGACCCCGATCACCGCGGACGTCATGGCCGAGATCCTGGTGGACGGCACGGTGCCCCCCGAGGCCGCGCCGTTCACCGCCGACCGGTTCGCAGGGGAGGCGAGGGCGTGAAGGTCACCGTCAACGGGCGGGAGCGGGAGCTGCCCGAGGGGACCACGGTGGCGGAGGTGGTGGCGTCGGTCACCGCGGCCACGACCGGGGTCGCGGTGGCGGTCAACGGCGAGGTCGTCAGCCGCGGGCAGTGGGCCGACACGGCGGTGCGCGACCGCGACCGCGTCGAAGTGCTGACCGCGGTGCAGGGAGGATGAAGGTGACCACGACGAGCGCACCGGACCCGGCGGACATCGCCACCGGGGCGGCCCGGGATCCGCTGGTGATCGCCGGGCGGACGTTCGGCTCCCGGCTGATCATGGGGACCGGCGGGGCGCCCAGCATGCAGGTGCTGGAGGAGGCGCTGGTGGCCTCCGGCACCGAGCTGACCACGGTGGCGATGCGCCGGGTGGACCCGGCCGCCCGCGGCTCGGTGCTGGATGTGCTGCGCCGCCGCAACATCGCGGTGCTGCCCAACACCGCCGGCTGCTTCACCGCCGGGGAGGCGGTGCTGACCGCCAAGCTGGCCCGCGAGGCGCTGGGCACCGACTGGGTCAAGCTGGAGGTGATCGCCGACGAGCACACGCTGCTGCCGGACCCGGTGGAGCTGCTGGAGGCGGCCGAGCGGCTGGTGAACGAGGGGTTCACGGTGCTGCCCTACACCAACGACGACCCGGTGCTGGCGCGGCGGCTGGAGCAGGTCGGCTGCGCGGCGGTCATGCCGCTGGGGTCCCCCATCGGCTCGGGGCTGGGCATCCGCAACCCGCACAACATCGAGCTGATCGTGGAGCAGGCGAACGTCCCGGTGATCCTGGACGCCGGGGTGGGCACCGCCAGCGACGCGGCGCTGGCCATGGAGCTGGGGTGCGATGCGGTGCTGCTGGCCACCGCGGTGACCCGGGCGCAGTCGCCGGTGGCGATGGCCGTCGCGATGCGGCACGCCGTCCAGGCCGGGCGGCTGGCCCGCCTGGCCGGGCGCATTCCCAAGCGCCGCTACGCCCAGGCGTCCTCGCCCTGGGAGGGCCTCAGCGCGCCCTGACCGGCCCGCAGAACCGGCGGGACGGAAGCCCCCGTTCGTACTTCATACCACGGGCTGATGAGGCACGGACCCAAACGCCCGTACACTCACTGCGATGGACACCACGGTTGCCGATCCCCTCGTCGGGCAGCTGCTCGACGGGCGCTACCGCATTGAGTCCCGGATCGCCCGAGGTGGCATGGCCACGGTGTACGTGGCCCGCGACACCAAGCTCGATCGGCAGATCGCGCTGAAGGTGATGCACGCCAACCTCGCCCAGGACGAGGACTTCGTGCGGCGCTTCATCGGCGAGGCCAAGGCGGCCGCGGCCCTGTCGCACCCCAATGTGGTGGCGGTCTACGACCAGGGCACCGACGGCCGGCACGTGTTCTTGGCGATGGAGTACGTGCGCGGCCGGACGCTGCGCGACCTGCTGACCGAACGCGGGCGGCTGGACCCCCGCGAGGCGCTGGAGGTCATGCGGCCGGTGCTGGCCGCGCTGGCCGCCGCGCACCGGGCCGGGCTGGTGCACCGCGACGTCAAGCCCGAGAACGTGCTCCTCACCGAGGACGGCCAGGTCAAGGTGGCCGACTTCGGGCTGGCCCGCGCCGAGACCGCCGGCAAGCAGACCAAGACCGGCCTGATCATCGGCACCGTGGGCTATCTGGCGCCCGAGCAGGTGCTGACCGGGCGCGCCGACTTCCGCTCCGACGTCTACGCCGCCGGGATCATGCTGTTCGAGCTGCTGACCGGCCGGCAGCCGCACACCGGGGACACCCCGCTGGCGGTGGCCTACAAGCACGTCAACGAGATCGTGCCGCCGCCGTCGACCCTGGTGCCGGGCCTGCCGCCCCAGCTCGACACCCTGGTCACGCTGGCGACCAGCCATGATCCGGCGCGCCGCCCGCAGGACGCCGGGCAGTTCCTCAAGGCGGTCTCGGACGTGGCCGCCGCGCTGCCGCCCGACGGCGACGCCCAGGCCGCCACCTCGGTGCTGCCCATGCCCACCGCGCCGCAGGGGCCGGTGCACTCGCCGACCCGGGTGCTGGGGCCGGAGATGATGCCCCCGCCGCCGCCCGAGCCGGCCGCGCCGCCCCCGCACGCCGCGCCGGCCACCCCGATGGACCGCCTGATCGGCGCGGCCACCAGCCGCTATGTGCTGATCGCGATCGGCGCGCTGGCCGCGGTGATCCTCGGCTGGGCGGTCTGGTACCAGGTGTCCGGGCAGTACGACCACGTGCCCGACGACATCATCGGCATGCGACTGGAGGACGCCCGGCAGGCGCTGGGCTCCGAAGGCATCGTGGTGAAGGTCGCCTCGCCCGTCTACCACGAGAAGGTGCCCAAGGGGCACGTGGCGGCCTCCGACCCCGGCCCCGGCGAGCGGGTCCCCAAGGGCGGGTCGGTCACGCTGACCCCGTCCAAGGGCCGGGAGCCGATCGAGGTTCCCGATGTGCGCGGCAAGCCGCTGCAGGAGGCGCGGGAGATCCTGGAGAAGGCCGGGTTCCAGGTCGGCAAGGTGACCCGCGAGCCGTCCCAGACGGTCCCCAAGGAACACGTGGTGCGCACCGACCCGCGCACCGCCGAGCGGCACTCCCCCGACGAGCCGGTGGGCATCGTGGTCAGCTCCGGCATGACCATGCCGAACGTGGTGAACACCGACGCCGAGCAGGCCGAGAACCAGCTGCGGGCGATGGGCCTGGAGGTGGAGGTCGAAAGGCGGGACCAGCCCGGCCGGCCGCGGGGCATCGTGCTGGAGCAGCATCCGCAGCCGGGCACCGGGGTGTCGCGGGGCGAGAAGGTGAAGCTGGTCGTCAACAAGAAGGACTGCGGCTTCCTCGGCGACTGGAACCCCTTCTGCCGCGACGACGACAACCCCGACGCCCTGCCGGTGCCCACGGTGCTCGGCCGGGACATCGAGGAGGCCCGCCGGATCCTGCACAACGCCGGGTTCAAGGTCGAGGTGCACCGCGAGCTCGGGCTGCGCCGGGTGATCCGGCAGGAGCCGGGGGTGGGCGGCAGCGCCCCCCGCGGCGCCACGGTCAAGATCTGGCACTGAACTCCTCGCCCGCGGCGCCGGAGACGGTAGCGTGGTTGCCGCCGAAGGTCGCCGGCCGTGGTCGCGCGGCCGCATGCCGCATTCCCCTCTGCCCTTCGGGGGCAGGGCCGCCGCATCTCAGGAGCTGTGATGAGCGCCGTGCACACCCCCATCGGGGGGCATGTCCCGGTCGCCGGGGGGCTGGCCACCGGCGGGCTGAAGTACGCCGAGCGGATCGGCGCCGAGGTGATCCAGGTCTTCGTGGGCAACCCGCGCGGCTGGGCGATGCCGGGCGGCAAGCCGGAGGAGGACGCCAGGCTCAGGGAAAGCGGCGTCCCGGTCTTCGTGCACGCCAACTACCTGATCAATCCCGGCTCTCCCAACCCCGAGACGCTGGAGAAGTCGCTGGCGGCGATCCGGCACGCGCTCAGGCGCGGCCACCAGATCGGCGCCGGCGGGGTGGTGATCCACACCGGCTCGTCGGTCAGCCAGTCCTACGAGCAGGCGATGCGGCAGATCCACGAGCGTCTGCTGCCCGTCCTGGAGGAGATCGGCGAGGACGGCCCGCCGCTGCTGCTGGAGCCGATGGCCGGGCAGTCCAACATGCTGTGCGCCACCGTCCAGCAGCTCGGCCCCTACTTCGAGGCCCTGGAGCACCACCCGAAGCTGGGGGTCTGCCTGGACACCTGCCACGCCTGGGCCGCCGGCCACGACCTGACCGCGCCCGGCGGCGTCAAGGAGACCATGGACGCCCTGGTGGCCACCGTCGGGCCGGGGCGGCTCAAGCTGATCCACGCCAACGACTCCAAGGACCCGTGCGGCTCGTGCCGCGACCGGCATGAGAACATCGGCGCCGGCCACATCGGCGAGGCCCCCTTCGCCGAGCTGCTTCGTCACCCGGCGGCCGCCGGCGTCCCGTTCGTCATCGAGACCCCGGGACGCGACCCCGAGCCGCACCGCAAGGACATCGAGACCCTCAAACGGCTCAGGGACGCCTCCCGGACGGCCTGACGATCTTCCCCTGCCCCTTCGGCCGGCACGCCGCGCACCGGGCGCTGAGGGCCGTTGTGAACGCATCCGCCGATGGGTTCCGGCATGCGCCGGGCGCCGCTGAACAACCCCCCGACTATCCAGCGGCGCCCGGGCTTTCCGCCGTCGGATCCCACCCCCCCGGTACGGGATCTGACGGCCCTGTGACCCGGCCGGCGGCGGAGCTGGCCTGTGGGCCGCCGCCGGGTCTTCCGGTGTCGTCTTGTCGTGCCGACGGAGCACCCCCGGCCGGCCGCGTGCACCACCCGGCGGCCGGACCGAATGGATCCCGCTGAGCGGCAGATATCAAACGATCCGTATCCGTCGACGCACTCACAGTAGCCGATCGGCGGCCGACAGGTCGAGCATGCCGAGAGTTTTCTGCGGCGCCTTCTCGCGCAAGGCCGCCGCAGGAGGTCACAGCGGCGGCGCTTCGCCCTCTTCCTCCTGGTAGGAGTACCGCTGCTCCCGCCAGGGGTCGGCGATGTTGTGGTAGCCGCGCTCCTCCCAGAAGCCGCGCCGGTCCTTGATGAGGTACTCCACCCCGCGCGCCCACTTGACGCTCTTCCAGGCATACAGGTGGGGGACCACCAGCCGGACGGGGAAGCCGTGGTCGGGGGTGAGCCGCTCGCCGTTGCGGTAGAGGGCGAACATGGTCGCCTCGGCGAGGAAGTCCGACATGCGGATGTTGGCGCTGTAGCCGTACTCGGCCCACACCATGACGTGCGTGGCGTCGGGGTGCGGCGGGGCCAGCTCCACGATCGTGCTGCCGGAGACCCCCTCCCACAGGTTGTCCAGGACGCTGAACTTGGTGACGCAGTGGAAGTCGGCGACCGCCCGGACCCGGGGCAGGCGTTCGAACTCCTCCCAGGTCCAGATGTACTGCTCGCCGGAGGCGGTGGCCCCGAACACCCTGAAGTCCCAGCTTTCGGGGCGGAACTTGGGCACCGGGCCGTAGTGCAGGACGGGCCAGCCCCGGGGAACGTACTGGCCGGGGGGCAGAGCCCTTGCGTGCGGAGGTTGTTCCGATGGGGAGGACATGACGGGCTCATCCTGCCATCTCGGTGACCTGGGCCATACTCGGGCCCTCCCTGCCGCGCGGCCGCCCGGATGGGTTATCCTCGTCCCATGCGCAACACCTACCGCTGGATCTTTTATGGCCGGCCCGGGACACGGGTGACGGCCGGTCCGGCGTTGCGCTGACAGGCTCACGAAAGCCCCGGGTCCCGAGCGGCCCGGGGCTTTTTTCGTGCACGCCTCCCCGACCGAACGCCTGAAAGCAGGCGGCAGCGACAGACGAGCGACACAGACGAGCAACGAGGAGAGACAGACATGGTCGTCGTGATGGGACCGGAGGCCACCGAGGCCGATATCGCCGCCGTCGTCTCGATCGTGGAGACGGCGGGCGGGGAGGCCTTCGTCAGCCGCGGGGTCAGCCGCACGATCGTCGGCCTGGTGGGGGACGTGGAGCAGTTCGGCTCACTGAACCTGCGGCGCATGAACGGCGTGCGCGACGTCATCCGCATCTCGGCGCCCTACAAGCTCGTCAGCCGGGAGAACCACCCCGACCGCTCGGTGGTGCGGGTCGGCGGCGTGCCGATCGGGCCGGGCACCATGACCCTGATCGCCGGCCCGTGCGCGGTGGAGACCCCCGACCAGACCCTGCGGGCCGCCCAGATGGCCAAGGCCGCCGGCGCCACCCTGCTGCGCGGCGGCGCGTTCAAGCCGCGCACCTCCCCCTACGCCTTCCAGGGGCTGGGCGAGCAGGGCCTGAAGATCCTGGCCGACGTGCGCGCCGAGACCGGGCTGCCGGTCGTCACCGAAGTGGTGGACGCCCACGACGTGGAGCTGGTCGCCTCCTACGCCGACATGCTGCAGATCGGCACCCGCAACGCCCAGAACTTCTCGCTGCTGCAGGCCGTCGGGGAGGCCGGCAAGCCGGTGCTGCTCAAGCGCGGCATGAGCGGCACCATCGAGGAGTGGCTGATGGCCGCCGAGTACATCGCCCAGCGCGGCAACCTGGACATCGTGCTGTGCGAGCGGGGCATCCGCACCTTCGAGAAGGCCACCCGCAACACCCTGGACATCTCGGCGGTGCCGGTGGCCCAGCGCCTGTCGCACCTGCCGGTGATCGTGGACCCCTCGCACTCGGGCGGGCGGCGCGACCTGGTGCTGCCGCTGACCCGGGCGGCGATCGCGGTCGGCGCCGACGGGGTGATCGTGGACGTGCACCCGCACCCGGAGACCGCGCTGTGCGACGGGGCGCAGGCCCTGGTGGACGGGGACGTGCGGGAGCTGGCCCGGCTGGTGCGCGAGCTGCCGCCGGTCTTCGGCCGGTCCCTCACCCAGGCCCCCGACGCGCTGGCCATGGGCTGAGCGGCGGCCTTCGGCGGCGGGCACCGGCCGCCTCGCCGGAACCGCCGCCGGAAGGCGGCTGTCCGCAAGGCGGGCGGGGTTGATAAGGTCACGGCCATGGCGTATTGGACGGCGCAACTGGGGCCTCCCCGCTCCTGACCGGGGCGCGTTCCTTCGGCTCGTCTTCGTGAGCGCACCGGACCCGGCGCATGCGGCGCCCGGTCCCTTCTTCGCGTGCCCCGGACCCGGATCGTCCTTATCCGATTCGAGTTCAGGAGTTGCCCGCGTGTCCGCACGCCTCATCGATTCCACTGATCCCGCCCTGCCCGCCCGGCGGTCGGCCGGCGGCATGGACGTCCTGCTGGCCGCCTCGCTGTGGGGGACGACCGGCACCGTGCTCACCGCGGCCCCGGCCGGGGCCGACCCCGTCTCCGTCGGCGCCGCCCGCATCGCCCTGGGCGGCGCCGTCCTGCTGGCCGTGGCCGCGCTCAGCCGCACCGCGGCCGGTGACGGCGGCGCCCCGGTTCGCGGCCGGGGGCTGCGGCGGCTGCTGGCCCTCCCCCGCGCCCGGTGGATGCTGGCCCTGGGCGCGGTGTGCGTCGCGGTGTACCAGACCGCCTTCTTCGCCGCGGTCTCCCGCACCGGCGTCGCCACCGGCACCATCGTGGCGATCGGCAGCGGCCCGGTGTTCACCGGGCTGATCGCCCTGCTGACCGGCGGCCCGCGGCCCACGGCGCGGTGGGCGGTCTCGACGGCCTGCGCGGTGGTCGGCTGCGCCGCTCTGGTGAGCGGCGGCCGGCAGGCCGGCGTCGAACCGCTGGGGGTGTCGCTGGCGCTGCTGTCGGGGCTGGGATACGCCTCGTACGCGACGATCACGTCCCGGTTGATCACCGCGGGCCAGGAGGACCGGGCGGTGGTCGCGGTGCTGTTCTCGGCGGCCGGGGCGCTGCTGCTGCCGGCGCTGGCGGCCGGCTCCCCCACCTGGCTGCTCACCGTCCCCGGCGCGCTGGTGACCGGCTACCTGGGGGTCGTCACCACCGCGGGCGCGTACCTGCTGTACGCCAGGGGGCTGCGCAGCACCCCGGTGACCGCGGCGACGACGCTGACGCTGGCCGAGCCGGCGGTGGCGGCGGTGCTGGGCCTGGTGGTGCTGCACGAGCGGCTCGGCGGGGTCGCCCTGGCGGGCCTGGCGCTGCTGACGGCCGGGCTGGTGATGCTCGTTGCGGCCGGACGCCGCTGACGTCCCGGCGCCGGCCTCACCGGGCCCTAGGGCGCTTTTTTGCATCGAAGCAAGGAAAGTGCTCTGAAGCACTCGCGCAAAGCCGAACCGTCAAGGAAGATGCTGCGCATGACTATCGGCGAGGGGGATCCCGGCGGGCGGATCTTCCCCGAGGATCTGGCCGCCGTGGATCCGGTGGCCGCCGTGATGCTCGCGGACGCCCGCCGTGCGCTGGCCGCCTACCCGGAGCTGGTGGTGGCGGGACCGCTGTTCGCCGCGGCCGAGCAGGTGCCGGGCGGCTGGCAGCTGGTGTGCCCGTGCGATCCGCTGCCCCAGGGCGCCCGTGAGCTGCTGGCGGCCCACCTGCGCAACCGCGGGGCGATGGCCGCCCCGGTGGCGGCCCGGGACTACCATGAGGCGGCCCGGCACCTGGTCGACGGGGCCTGTGACGAGGTGTCGGTGCTGGCGCGCCGGTTCCGGATCGTGCGGATCGAGCAGCTGATGCGGACCGGTCCCGACGGGCCGGAGCCGCCCCGGCCCACCGACCGCGATCCCACCCGGCCCGTCCCGGCGCACCGCCGGGCACCGGAGTTCATCGCCGACCCGGTTCTCGACCTCGGCGGCGCGGCCGACATCGTCACCGCCGAGCTGCTGTGCCAGTACCTGGATGAGACGGCCCGGCGCGGCTGTGAGCCGGTCAAGCCGTTCATGACCCCGGTGCAGCTGACGCCGATGTTCACCGTGGCCGAGCAGTCAGGGGACCTGTGGCGGCCCGGCACCCGGCTGTACGGCATGCCGCAGGAGGCGCGGGACTCGCTGGCCACCTACTTCCGGCACGTGGTGCCGGCGGTGGAGCGGCCGAACCCGCTGGAGGCGGCCGAGTACGCCGAGGCGGCGGACCTGCTGCAGGACGGCAGGCGCCGCGACAACATCGTGGCGGCCGGGCGGCGCTTCCGGATCGTCCGGGTGGAGCGGATGGTGCTCATGGGGCCGGACGGCCCGGAGACCCCCCGCCCCTGCGACCGGGAGCTGTGAGAACGCCCCTCGCCCCCTGGGCCGTCCGGGCCCAGGGGGCGAGGAACTCTCAGGCGGCGTTGCCCTCGCCGTAGACGGGACGGTGCTCCTGGACGGAGTCGGCCAGCTTCTCGGCCAGCTCCTCGGCGTCCAGCCGCCGGTCGATCTGCCGCAGGTCCTCGATCTTGGCGCGGGTCTCGGCGCGGCGCGGCGCCAGCAGCGTGCAGCAGTCCTCGTCGGGCAGCTCGGAGATGGTCAGCGTGCCGATGCGGCGCGCGGTGTCCATGATCTCGACCTTGTCCATGCCCACCAGCGGACGCAGGATGGGCAGCTCCACCGCATCGTCCACGGCGGTCATGTTGGCCAGCGTCTGGCTGCTGACCTGGCCCAGGGAGTCGCCGGTGATCAGCGCGAGACCGCCCAGCCGGCGGGCCAGGATCTCGCCGGTGCGCAGCATCAGGCGGCGCTGGGCGACCACCGCCAGCCGGTCGGCGCCGGAGGATTTGATCTGCTGCTGGGCCTTGCCGAAGGGCACCACGAACAGCCGCGAGCCGCCCTGGAAGCGGTCCAGCTCGCGCACCAGCGCGTACGCCTTGTAGATCGACTCCGGCCCGGTGAAGGGCATGCCGGAAAAGTGCAGGTAGTCCACGCGCAGCCCGCGGCGCATCATCCGGTAGGCGGCCACCGGGGAGTCGATGCCGCCCGACAGCAGCACCAGCGCCCTCCCGCTCATGCCCACCGGCAGCCCGCCCTGGCCGGGCAGCCCGTCGGTGAAGACGAACACCTCGTCGCGGTCGACCTCGATCGACAGGGTGTGCTCGGGCTCCTTCAGCTTCACCGGCAGCCCGTAGGCCTCAACGATCTTGGAGCCGACCAGGCGGTCCAGCTCGGTGGAGGTCAGCGGGAAGCGCTTGTCGCGGCGGCGGGAGCGCACCGCGAAGCTGCCGGTGCGGCCGGCCATCAGTTCCAGGGCGGCGCCCACCACGCTGTCGGGGTCCTTGCCGACCCGCCAGGCCCGGTGCACCCAGACGATGCCCATCACATCGGTGATCCGCCGGGCCAGCGCGTCCACCGTGGCGACGTCGGCGCCGCCGCCCCGTTCCACGCGCACCACCATCACGCCGTGGCGGCGCCAGATGCGCACCGGCGCGATGTCGCGGACCGCCGACCGGAGGTTGTTCTGCAACCGCCGCTCGAACACCTCGCGGTTCTTGCCCTTGAGCACGACCTCGCCCAGTTTGATCAGCACGCACGGCTCACCGATCGCCGGCGGGCCGCCGGTGATCTGCCCGGCCGCGGTGTCGAGCACGGTCATGCGGGGACCTCCTGCGTAGAACGGGGTGAAGAAGACCGGTATCCAGTGTCGCCCACCGTTGCGACCACCGCGACAGGATAAGGCCCGCAGGCGCCGGGATATTCCATTCCGGCGCCCGCGGGCCCGGTGCGGACGCGCCGCAGCCGCCCGGTCCGGTCCGCCGGTCAGCCGAAGAAGACCTCCGCCTCGGCGTAGCGCTCCAGCGGGACGGTCTTGAGCGTGTCGGTGGCGGCCGACAGGTCCACCCGGATGATCTCGGTGCCCGACAGGGCGACCATCTTGCCGTAGTCGCCGTCGTGGACGGCGTCGATGGCGTGCAGCCCGAAGCGGGTGGCCAGCACCCGGTCGAAGGCGCTGGGCGTGCCGCCGCGCTGGATGTGGCCCAGCACGGTGCAGCGGGCCTCCTTGCCGGTGCGCTTTTCGATCTCGTCGGCCAGCCACTGGCCGATGCCGCCCAGCCGCACGTGCCCGAAGGCGTCCAGTTCCTTGCTCTGCACCGCCATCTGGCCCTCGATCGGGTGGGCGCCCTCGGCGACCACGATGATCGGCGCATACCGGGTCTTGAAGCGGCTTTCGACGTACTCGACGACCTTGTCGATGTCGAACGGCCGCTCCGGAATCAAGATCACGTTGGCGCCGGCGGCCATCCCGGCGTGCAGCGCGATCCACCCGGCGTGCCGGCCCATCACCTCGCAGATCAGGGCGCGGTGGTGGCTTTCGGCGGTGGTGTGCAGCCGGTCGATGGCCTCCACCGCGATGTTGACGGCGGTGTCGAAGCCGAAGGTGTAGTCGGTGGCGTTCAGGTCGTTGTCGATGGTCTTGGGGACCCCGACCACGTTGACGCCGGCCTCGTGCAGATGCTTGGCGACGCCGAGGGTGTCCTCGCCGCCGATGGCGACCAGCGCATCCACACCGAGCCCGGCCAGGTTGTCCTTGATCCGCTCGATGCCGCCCTCGACCTTGAGCGGGTTGGTCCGCGACGAGCCCAGGATCGTCCCGCCGCGCGGCAGGATGCCCCGCACGGCCTGGATGTCCAGCGCCACCGTGTCGCCTTCCAGCGGGCCGCGCCAGCCCGACCGGAAGCCCACGAACTCATACCCGTAGACCGAGATTCCCTTACGCACCACAGCGCGGATCACGGCGTTCAGACCGGGGCAGTCACCGCCTCCGGTCAGCACTCCGACGCGCATGTATTCCTCCCCATTGCTCACCCGGCCAGCCTAATAGCGCAGATGGCAAGGCATGGCTCAGCACACGGCCGGGGCGCCGATCGCCCGGCTCGTCTCATTGGTCTAGACCATAGCGCCACTCGGCGGCGGGCACCCGCCGTTCGAACGCGGCCGTCGATCTTCAAGGCCGGGCCAGGGGGAGGGCCCGGAAAACAATCACGCCGGGGACGCGCATGCGTCCCCGGCGGCCGTGCGCCCGGCGCCGTTGCGTCGGCCGGGCCCGCGGGCCGGCGGTCGGGCCGCGAACGCGGTCCCCGCCGCTCCCGGCTCGCCTCAGCGCCCGCTCACTCGTCCTCGTCGGCCGGCCGCGGCGCCTTGCCCGCCATCTCGGCCTTGACGTCGGCGGCGTAGCGGTCCACGTACTCCTGGCCGGACAGCTCCCGGATGGCCTGCATGATCTCGTCGGTGACCTTGCGCAGGACCTCCCGGTCGTCCTCCATGCCGTAGTAGCGGGAGAAGTCCATCGGCTTGCCGAAGCGCACCCCGGGCCGCACGCCGAGCCGGGGGTAGGGCTGGCCGGCCGGCATCAGGTCGAAGGTGTTGATCATCGCCATCGGGATGACCGGGACCCGGGACTTCAGCGCCAGCCGGGCCACCCCGGTCTTGCCCTTGTAGAGCCGCTTGTCGGGGGCCCGCGTCCCCTCGGGGTAGATCCCCAGCAGCTTGCCCTGCTTGAGGATCTGCAGCCCGGTCTCCAGGGCCGCCTCGCTGGCCTTGCCGCCGGAGCGGTCCACCGGCACGACCCCGACCCCGGTGAAGAAGGCCCTGCTGATCAGCCCTTTGATGCCGGTGCCGGTGAAGTACTCGGCCTTGCCGAGGAAGAAGATCCGGCGGCGCAGCGGCAGCGGCCCGAAGAAGTGGTCGGCGAACGACTGGTGGTTGCTGACCAGCAGCGCCGGGCCCTTTTTGGGGACGTTCTCCATCCCGGAGTTCCGCGGCCACCACAGCAGGTACAGGATCGGTGTGAGGACGATCCGGAGCAGCATCCAGAACCAGAACATGCCGATACCCTCCTCGGCCACACCTGTCCGCGGCACCCGACTCCCCTTTGGCCACCGTCCCGCCACGGCTTGACGGACGATGGCGATGGATCATCATCGCATCTC contains these protein-coding regions:
- the aroF gene encoding 3-deoxy-7-phosphoheptulonate synthase gives rise to the protein MVVVMGPEATEADIAAVVSIVETAGGEAFVSRGVSRTIVGLVGDVEQFGSLNLRRMNGVRDVIRISAPYKLVSRENHPDRSVVRVGGVPIGPGTMTLIAGPCAVETPDQTLRAAQMAKAAGATLLRGGAFKPRTSPYAFQGLGEQGLKILADVRAETGLPVVTEVVDAHDVELVASYADMLQIGTRNAQNFSLLQAVGEAGKPVLLKRGMSGTIEEWLMAAEYIAQRGNLDIVLCERGIRTFEKATRNTLDISAVPVAQRLSHLPVIVDPSHSGGRRDLVLPLTRAAIAVGADGVIVDVHPHPETALCDGAQALVDGDVRELARLVRELPPVFGRSLTQAPDALAMG
- a CDS encoding DMT family transporter, with the translated sequence MSARLIDSTDPALPARRSAGGMDVLLAASLWGTTGTVLTAAPAGADPVSVGAARIALGGAVLLAVAALSRTAAGDGGAPVRGRGLRRLLALPRARWMLALGAVCVAVYQTAFFAAVSRTGVATGTIVAIGSGPVFTGLIALLTGGPRPTARWAVSTACAVVGCAALVSGGRQAGVEPLGVSLALLSGLGYASYATITSRLITAGQEDRAVVAVLFSAAGALLLPALAAGSPTWLLTVPGALVTGYLGVVTTAGAYLLYARGLRSTPVTAATTLTLAEPAVAAVLGLVVLHERLGGVALAGLALLTAGLVMLVAAGRR
- a CDS encoding DUF5954 family protein, with amino-acid sequence MTIGEGDPGGRIFPEDLAAVDPVAAVMLADARRALAAYPELVVAGPLFAAAEQVPGGWQLVCPCDPLPQGARELLAAHLRNRGAMAAPVAARDYHEAARHLVDGACDEVSVLARRFRIVRIEQLMRTGPDGPEPPRPTDRDPTRPVPAHRRAPEFIADPVLDLGGAADIVTAELLCQYLDETARRGCEPVKPFMTPVQLTPMFTVAEQSGDLWRPGTRLYGMPQEARDSLATYFRHVVPAVERPNPLEAAEYAEAADLLQDGRRRDNIVAAGRRFRIVRVERMVLMGPDGPETPRPCDREL
- the thiI gene encoding tRNA uracil 4-sulfurtransferase ThiI — protein: MTVLDTAAGQITGGPPAIGEPCVLIKLGEVVLKGKNREVFERRLQNNLRSAVRDIAPVRIWRRHGVMVVRVERGGGADVATVDALARRITDVMGIVWVHRAWRVGKDPDSVVGAALELMAGRTGSFAVRSRRRDKRFPLTSTELDRLVGSKIVEAYGLPVKLKEPEHTLSIEVDRDEVFVFTDGLPGQGGLPVGMSGRALVLLSGGIDSPVAAYRMMRRGLRVDYLHFSGMPFTGPESIYKAYALVRELDRFQGGSRLFVVPFGKAQQQIKSSGADRLAVVAQRRLMLRTGEILARRLGGLALITGDSLGQVSSQTLANMTAVDDAVELPILRPLVGMDKVEIMDTARRIGTLTISELPDEDCCTLLAPRRAETRAKIEDLRQIDRRLDAEELAEKLADSVQEHRPVYGEGNAA
- a CDS encoding 6-phosphofructokinase — encoded protein: MRVGVLTGGGDCPGLNAVIRAVVRKGISVYGYEFVGFRSGWRGPLEGDTVALDIQAVRGILPRGGTILGSSRTNPLKVEGGIERIKDNLAGLGVDALVAIGGEDTLGVAKHLHEAGVNVVGVPKTIDNDLNATDYTFGFDTAVNIAVEAIDRLHTTAESHHRALICEVMGRHAGWIALHAGMAAGANVILIPERPFDIDKVVEYVESRFKTRYAPIIVVAEGAHPIEGQMAVQSKELDAFGHVRLGGIGQWLADEIEKRTGKEARCTVLGHIQRGGTPSAFDRVLATRFGLHAIDAVHDGDYGKMVALSGTEIIRVDLSAATDTLKTVPLERYAEAEVFFG
- a CDS encoding lysophospholipid acyltransferase family protein codes for the protein MFWFWMLLRIVLTPILYLLWWPRNSGMENVPKKGPALLVSNHQSFADHFFGPLPLRRRIFFLGKAEYFTGTGIKGLISRAFFTGVGVVPVDRSGGKASEAALETGLQILKQGKLLGIYPEGTRAPDKRLYKGKTGVARLALKSRVPVIPMAMINTFDLMPAGQPYPRLGVRPGVRFGKPMDFSRYYGMEDDREVLRKVTDEIMQAIRELSGQEYVDRYAADVKAEMAGKAPRPADEDE